A stretch of Blautia liquoris DNA encodes these proteins:
- the pyrB gene encoding aspartate carbamoyltransferase — protein MRHLMSPLDFSVEELNQMMDLACDIEKNPKKYSHACDGKKIATLFYEPSTRTRLSFETAMLNLGGSVIGFSSAASSSVSKGESVADTIRVISCFADICAMRHPKEGAPLVAAANSSIPVINAGDGGHQHPTQTLTDLMTIHSLKHRFDGLTIGLCGDLKFGRTVHSLISALVRYTGVKFVLISPEELKIPDYIRDDVLRANHVEFQEVIKLEDALPKLDILYMTRVQKERFFNEEDYLRMKDFYILDTEKMKLAKDNMYILHPLPRVNEIAVEVDKDPRAAYFKQVQYGVYIRMALILTLLEVKVC, from the coding sequence ATGCGACATTTGATGAGCCCTTTGGATTTCTCTGTGGAAGAACTGAACCAGATGATGGATCTGGCTTGTGATATCGAAAAGAATCCAAAGAAGTATTCACATGCATGTGACGGAAAGAAGATAGCCACATTGTTCTATGAACCAAGTACCCGTACAAGACTGAGCTTTGAAACAGCGATGCTTAATCTTGGAGGATCTGTAATTGGATTCTCATCGGCAGCGTCCAGTTCAGTCTCGAAAGGAGAGAGTGTGGCTGATACAATTCGTGTGATCAGCTGTTTTGCGGATATCTGTGCTATGAGACATCCGAAAGAAGGTGCACCACTTGTGGCCGCCGCCAACTCTTCCATACCTGTGATTAATGCAGGTGATGGCGGACACCAACACCCGACACAGACACTGACTGATCTGATGACGATCCATTCTTTAAAGCACAGATTCGACGGGCTTACCATTGGCCTTTGCGGTGACTTGAAGTTTGGACGTACGGTTCATTCTCTGATCAGCGCTCTGGTTCGCTATACAGGTGTGAAATTTGTGTTGATTTCTCCGGAAGAGCTTAAAATACCGGATTATATTCGTGATGATGTGCTGAGGGCAAATCATGTAGAGTTTCAAGAAGTAATTAAACTTGAAGATGCACTTCCAAAGTTGGATATTTTATATATGACTCGTGTTCAGAAGGAACGTTTCTTCAATGAGGAAGACTATCTCCGCATGAAAGACTTCTATATTCTGGATACAGAAAAGATGAAACTGGCGAAAGATAACATGTATATTCTCCATCCTCTTCCACGTGTCAATGAGATTGCTGTGGAAGTTGACAAGGATCCGAGAGCAGCTTACTTTAAACAAGTTCAGTATGGTGTCTATATTCGTATGGCGCTGATTCTCACACTTCTGGAGGTGAAAGTATGTTAA
- a CDS encoding DUF3006 domain-containing protein, which yields MKLIVDRLEGNLAVCETEDKKILNIPVSEFESRPADGDVIEYDNERAIVLKEETKRRKRAAEELFRKLLKK from the coding sequence ATGAAACTGATTGTGGATCGATTGGAGGGAAATCTGGCTGTATGTGAGACCGAAGATAAAAAGATTCTGAATATACCGGTATCTGAGTTCGAGTCTCGTCCTGCAGACGGAGATGTCATTGAGTATGATAATGAAAGGGCAATTGTTCTGAAAGAGGAGACAAAAAGGAGAAAAAGGGCTGCAGAGGAGTTGTTCCGTAAATTGTTGAAAAAATAA
- a CDS encoding putative ABC transporter permease, whose amino-acid sequence MKKRKKWLIKNFILFLMGYCIYLAIEVTFRGFSFRLMGIVGGLSMIGLSEISETFHNTEQLPPKMLMGAAVITCLELISGTFALFVLDIRMWDYSELWMNSLDGLICPLFSVFWFFLSGIGIIVADGLDYYLFEEGKRPAYRIGRWTFSLPAKQA is encoded by the coding sequence ATGAAAAAACGAAAAAAATGGTTAATAAAAAACTTTATACTTTTTTTGATGGGATATTGCATCTATCTGGCCATCGAGGTTACGTTCCGGGGATTTAGTTTTCGTCTGATGGGAATCGTGGGCGGACTGTCCATGATCGGTTTATCAGAAATCTCTGAAACCTTTCACAATACTGAGCAGCTCCCTCCAAAAATGCTGATGGGCGCTGCTGTCATCACCTGTCTGGAACTAATTTCCGGGACGTTTGCATTATTTGTTCTCGATATTCGTATGTGGGATTACAGCGAACTATGGATGAATTCCCTTGATGGACTGATATGTCCTTTATTTTCAGTCTTTTGGTTCTTTTTGTCTGGAATTGGAATTATTGTTGCCGATGGCCTCGATTATTATCTTTTTGAAGAGGGAAAAAGGCCTGCTTACCGGATAGGAAGATGGACCTTTTCCCTGCCGGCAAAACAGGCATAA
- a CDS encoding ComEC/Rec2 family competence protein: protein MRTLKEKASVFRWLFGTLFFVILILNIGCAPKPASHVEQQADAAAAENEQEKTPLEVHFLDVGQADSILIKTSDAAMLVDAGKNEDGKKVVTYLQQQGITRLDYVVGTHPHEDHIGGLDDVIRSFDVENVILPEKIHTSQTYMDVLAAIQEKGLQITQANTGQEYQLGDAKITILSPKPGVDYGDNLNNWSIGIKLVYGDNSFVMAGDAEDAAERDIIGSGIDLKADVWKAGHHGSKTSNSEAMLDAVSPTYAVISCGVNNQYGHPDQEILQRFAQHNIQTFRTDQQGTIIASSDGAHISWNTKEASMEAAQVPNKTEQDPTVYITKAGTKYHTDGCKYLKNSYIEVKLSEARNRGLEPCSVCNPPQ, encoded by the coding sequence ATGAGAACATTAAAAGAGAAAGCCTCTGTATTTCGTTGGCTTTTCGGGACTCTGTTTTTTGTAATTCTGATACTGAACATAGGATGCGCACCAAAACCGGCATCCCATGTGGAGCAGCAGGCGGATGCAGCGGCAGCGGAAAACGAACAGGAAAAAACTCCGCTGGAAGTGCATTTCCTGGATGTTGGACAGGCTGACAGCATATTGATTAAGACATCCGATGCAGCGATGCTTGTTGATGCCGGAAAGAATGAGGATGGGAAAAAGGTTGTAACATATCTGCAGCAGCAGGGAATTACCCGGCTGGACTATGTGGTAGGCACACACCCTCATGAAGATCATATCGGAGGCCTTGATGATGTGATTCGCTCATTTGATGTCGAAAACGTCATACTTCCTGAGAAAATTCATACTTCACAGACTTACATGGATGTCCTTGCGGCAATACAGGAAAAAGGACTTCAGATCACACAGGCAAATACCGGACAGGAGTATCAGCTAGGTGATGCGAAGATTACTATACTGTCACCAAAGCCAGGGGTCGATTATGGGGATAATCTGAACAACTGGTCCATTGGGATAAAGCTTGTATATGGAGACAATAGTTTTGTCATGGCAGGAGATGCGGAAGATGCAGCCGAGCGAGACATTATTGGATCCGGGATAGATCTGAAAGCGGATGTATGGAAAGCCGGTCATCATGGAAGTAAAACATCTAATTCGGAAGCTATGCTAGATGCAGTATCTCCGACGTATGCGGTGATCAGCTGTGGGGTGAATAATCAGTATGGTCATCCCGATCAGGAAATTCTGCAGAGATTTGCACAGCACAATATCCAGACATTTAGGACAGACCAACAGGGTACCATTATAGCGTCCAGCGATGGAGCACACATTTCATGGAATACAAAAGAAGCATCCATGGAGGCAGCACAGGTGCCCAATAAGACAGAACAGGATCCCACCGTATATATCACGAAAGCAGGAACAAAATATCATACAGACGGATGTAAATACTTAAAGAACAGTTACATAGAAGTGAAATTATCAGAAGCACGCAACAGGGGATTAGAACCTTGCAGCGTTTGTAATCCCCCACAGTAA
- the pheA gene encoding prephenate dehydratase, which produces MMPDLEKIRDEIDSIDGQIQKLFERRMNLTGEVAEYKIATGKPVFDQDRENKKLECISESASSDFNAKGICEILRQTMSISRIRQYQMLAEHEDDLFSGYIQLEHLPVQEAQVIYQGLEGAYASEAAKKFFGKCVNTAHVGTWEEAIQIVSKKQADYAVLPIENSTAGIVQDIYDLILEYPVYIVGEQILPIEHELLGLPGADISDVRTVFSHPQALAQCKEYLKEHPDWEQRKLLNTAVAARKVADDKDIRQAAIASHSAGELFGLQRLEEKRLSTEKNSTRFIIISNQKYIVKNAEKISICFELPHKSGSLYHALSNLIYNDLNMTKIESRPIRDRNFEYRFFLDFEGNLSEPEVKNALIGIQNEADELYILGNY; this is translated from the coding sequence ATGATGCCGGACTTAGAAAAAATAAGAGATGAGATTGACAGTATCGATGGTCAGATACAAAAATTGTTCGAACGGCGAATGAACCTCACAGGTGAGGTGGCCGAATATAAAATAGCAACCGGAAAACCAGTATTTGATCAGGATAGAGAAAATAAAAAATTAGAGTGTATAAGCGAATCCGCTTCCAGTGACTTCAATGCGAAGGGTATTTGTGAGATCCTCCGTCAGACCATGTCTATCAGCAGGATCCGTCAGTATCAGATGCTTGCCGAACATGAAGATGACTTGTTCTCGGGCTATATTCAGTTGGAACATCTGCCTGTACAGGAAGCTCAGGTGATCTATCAGGGGCTTGAAGGAGCTTATGCCTCGGAAGCGGCAAAGAAGTTTTTTGGCAAATGTGTAAACACCGCACATGTCGGCACCTGGGAAGAAGCAATTCAGATTGTCTCAAAAAAACAGGCAGACTATGCGGTTCTTCCAATAGAGAATTCGACTGCCGGAATTGTTCAGGATATCTATGACCTGATTCTTGAATATCCTGTATACATTGTAGGAGAACAGATTCTTCCAATAGAGCATGAGCTGCTGGGCCTTCCTGGCGCGGATATTTCGGATGTGCGGACTGTCTTTTCTCATCCTCAGGCTCTTGCCCAGTGTAAAGAGTATCTGAAAGAGCATCCAGACTGGGAGCAGAGAAAACTATTAAATACTGCTGTAGCTGCAAGAAAAGTAGCCGATGACAAAGATATCCGACAGGCTGCCATTGCCAGCCATTCGGCAGGAGAATTGTTTGGACTGCAAAGACTGGAAGAGAAGAGATTGTCGACGGAGAAAAACTCCACCAGGTTTATCATAATCTCCAATCAAAAATACATTGTGAAAAATGCCGAAAAGATCAGCATTTGTTTTGAATTGCCTCACAAAAGTGGCTCTCTCTATCATGCTTTGTCAAATTTAATTTACAATGATTTGAATATGACTAAGATCGAATCGCGTCCGATTCGGGACAGAAACTTTGAATATCGTTTTTTCCTGGATTTTGAGGGGAATCTGTCTGAACCTGAAGTGAAGAATGCATTGATTGGCATTCAAAATGAGGCTGATGAGCTGTACATACTGGGAAATTACTAG
- the pepT gene encoding peptidase T has protein sequence MRAYERLLKYVVIPTASDDNNTTVPSTKEQFNLAAVLVDELKELGLSDARVDDKCYVYATLPATEGCEKAPAIGWISHMDTVSDFADHKVNPQIHEKYDGKDLKLGDSGRKLEVKLFPHLPNLKGRTLITSDGTTILGSDDKSGIAEIMTMLEHIRKENIAHGKLCIGFTPDEEVGAGADYFDVKSFGAEYAYTVDGGAEGGIEYENFNGASAKLDIVGVNVHPGDAKDIMVNAASVACEIQSLLPMEETPEMTEGYEGFFHLLKLSGDVANAHMEYIIRDHDREKFEEKKELLARVSDQMNEKYGKGTVSLKLKDQYYNMKEKIEPCLHLIENAKKAAKEAGIEPKVEAIRGGTDGARLSFMGLPCPNLGTGGYAFHGPFEHITVEGMDIVVEILVQIVKIYSKQS, from the coding sequence ATGAGAGCATATGAAAGACTTTTAAAGTATGTGGTAATACCGACAGCAAGCGACGATAATAATACAACCGTTCCGAGTACAAAAGAACAGTTTAATCTTGCGGCGGTGCTTGTAGATGAACTAAAGGAGCTTGGATTAAGTGACGCCAGGGTGGACGACAAATGCTACGTCTACGCCACCCTTCCGGCAACAGAAGGATGTGAAAAGGCACCGGCTATCGGATGGATTTCGCATATGGATACCGTATCTGATTTTGCAGACCATAAAGTAAATCCGCAGATTCATGAGAAGTATGACGGAAAAGATCTAAAGCTTGGTGATTCGGGAAGAAAACTGGAAGTAAAGTTATTCCCACACCTTCCGAATTTAAAAGGAAGGACTTTAATTACATCTGATGGGACAACGATTCTGGGCAGTGACGATAAATCAGGGATTGCTGAGATTATGACGATGTTAGAGCATATCCGGAAAGAAAATATTGCACATGGGAAGCTCTGCATCGGTTTCACCCCGGATGAAGAGGTCGGAGCGGGAGCGGACTATTTTGATGTGAAATCTTTTGGGGCCGAATATGCTTATACGGTAGATGGAGGAGCTGAAGGCGGAATTGAATATGAGAACTTTAATGGCGCTTCAGCAAAGCTGGACATCGTGGGCGTTAATGTTCATCCGGGCGATGCAAAAGACATTATGGTAAATGCTGCATCTGTGGCATGTGAGATACAGTCCCTGCTTCCGATGGAGGAAACTCCGGAGATGACAGAGGGATATGAGGGATTCTTCCATCTGTTGAAGCTTTCAGGTGATGTTGCAAATGCTCATATGGAGTATATTATACGTGACCATGACCGTGAAAAATTTGAAGAAAAGAAAGAACTTCTTGCTCGTGTCTCTGATCAGATGAATGAAAAGTATGGCAAGGGCACTGTCAGTCTAAAACTGAAAGATCAGTATTATAACATGAAAGAAAAGATCGAACCTTGCCTTCATCTGATTGAGAACGCAAAGAAAGCTGCCAAAGAAGCTGGAATAGAGCCAAAAGTGGAGGCTATCCGCGGAGGTACGGATGGAGCCAGATTAAGTTTTATGGGGCTGCCCTGCCCGAATTTAGGGACAGGCGGATATGCATTCCATGGTCCCTTTGAGCATATAACTGTGGAAGGCATGGATATTGTAGTGGAGATCCTGGTGCAGATTGTAAAAATATATTCAAAGCAGTCTTGA
- a CDS encoding Maf family protein, whose translation MHGINNIILASQSPRRKELLDQVGIACRVVPGNFEEKITSSVPEEVVTDLSRGKCREVSSRMRQSCIIIGADTIVSADNQILGKPYDKTQAKEMLLTLQGNTHQVYTGVTIIWKTSKEIRRETTFFEKTDVTFYPMSDREINEYLKTDEPMDKAGAYGIQGLSAVYIKKINGDYNNVVGLPVAAVYQILKSASETYDIQNDIFE comes from the coding sequence ATGCACGGAATCAATAACATTATTCTGGCCTCCCAATCACCCAGACGAAAAGAGCTGCTTGATCAGGTTGGTATTGCCTGCCGTGTTGTGCCAGGAAACTTTGAAGAAAAAATCACATCCAGCGTTCCGGAGGAAGTCGTCACAGACCTCTCCAGGGGAAAGTGCCGTGAAGTATCATCAAGGATGAGACAAAGCTGTATCATAATTGGAGCGGATACGATTGTTTCGGCAGACAACCAGATACTTGGAAAACCTTATGACAAAACGCAGGCGAAAGAAATGTTGCTTACCTTACAGGGAAATACACATCAGGTATATACCGGTGTTACAATTATCTGGAAAACGTCCAAAGAGATACGCAGGGAAACAACATTCTTTGAAAAAACAGATGTAACTTTCTATCCCATGTCTGACAGGGAGATCAATGAATATCTAAAGACGGATGAGCCGATGGATAAAGCAGGAGCCTATGGCATCCAGGGTCTGTCGGCGGTATATATAAAAAAAATAAATGGCGATTATAATAATGTTGTCGGACTTCCTGTTGCAGCAGTCTACCAGATTCTAAAATCTGCCAGTGAAACTTACGATATTCAAAATGATATTTTTGAATAA
- a CDS encoding adenosylcobalamin-dependent ribonucleoside-diphosphate reductase: protein MKVQEWLGEDNQLGSDIWNKKYCYEGESFDHWIKRVSGGNDIIARYMKERKFLFGGRILSNRGLEYRGRKITLSNCYVIEPPDDEIESIFDCAKKLARTYSYGGGCGIDISGLSPKGAKINNAAKETTGAVSFMDLYSLVTDLIGQNGRRGALMISIDCSHPDVEDFINIKTNLDKVTKANISVRISDELMKAVKNNDKFRLHYTREATGETIEQYVNAKELFHHIAETNWDYAEPGALFWDRVKNWNLLSNTKEFSFAGVNPCAEEPLPAGGSCLLGSINLAEFVDKPFTENASFNFTGFKECVKACVTGLNEVLDEGMELHPLPEQRESVRDWRQIGLGIMGLGDMLIKLGITYGDEDAVKICDKIGFAMADTAIAQSALLAKEEGTYPKCNTQEIMETPFFLRNTSKPTKELVKKYGLRNSQLLTIAPTGTLSTMLGISGGIEPIFANYYERKTESLHGTDVYYKVYTKIVEQYMKDHKLTDDSDLPDYFVTAMTLDYRQRIEMQAVWQEHIDASISSTVNVTNEFTVEETENLYLYAYEKGLKGITIFRDGCKRTGILTPEEEKEHRGVIAGEGLKRGDIIEINDEVIGKKRKLVTGCGSLHCIAMFDPYTGALLETYLSKGSTGGCNNFMIGLSRMISISARGGIDIYTIIDQLNSTGSCPSYSVRRATKKDTSRGSCCPMAVGNALLDMYNEVQEELKNKESGESHQKVAPKAPKPKAVKNVSQKMICPECGEPLQFEGGCTICKNCGWSKCI, encoded by the coding sequence ATGAAAGTACAGGAATGGCTGGGAGAAGATAATCAGCTGGGGTCTGATATTTGGAATAAAAAATATTGCTACGAGGGCGAATCATTTGACCATTGGATCAAAAGAGTCAGTGGCGGTAATGATATCATTGCCAGGTACATGAAGGAAAGAAAATTTCTATTTGGGGGAAGAATCCTTTCCAATCGTGGTCTGGAATACCGAGGCAGGAAAATCACACTGTCTAATTGTTATGTGATTGAGCCACCGGACGATGAGATTGAGAGTATTTTTGACTGTGCAAAAAAACTGGCACGTACCTACAGCTATGGAGGAGGCTGCGGAATTGATATTTCCGGACTTTCCCCCAAGGGAGCGAAAATTAACAATGCTGCGAAAGAGACGACGGGCGCAGTTTCTTTTATGGATTTGTATTCACTTGTCACCGACCTGATCGGGCAGAATGGAAGAAGAGGAGCACTTATGATCTCTATTGACTGTTCACATCCCGATGTAGAAGACTTTATTAATATCAAGACAAATCTGGATAAAGTCACGAAAGCGAACATCTCTGTTCGTATCTCCGATGAACTTATGAAGGCGGTAAAAAATAATGACAAATTCCGTCTTCACTATACTAGAGAAGCAACAGGAGAGACGATAGAGCAGTATGTCAATGCAAAAGAGTTGTTTCACCATATAGCGGAGACAAACTGGGATTACGCTGAACCGGGGGCTCTTTTCTGGGACAGAGTTAAGAACTGGAATCTTCTCTCCAATACAAAAGAATTTTCGTTTGCAGGTGTGAATCCCTGTGCAGAGGAGCCTCTTCCGGCAGGAGGGAGCTGTCTGCTCGGCAGTATCAATCTTGCAGAATTTGTCGATAAACCGTTTACCGAGAATGCCTCTTTTAATTTCACCGGCTTTAAAGAGTGTGTAAAGGCATGTGTCACCGGACTGAATGAAGTTCTGGATGAGGGGATGGAGCTGCATCCCCTCCCGGAACAAAGAGAAAGCGTGCGTGACTGGAGACAGATTGGTCTTGGAATCATGGGACTTGGCGATATGCTTATTAAACTTGGAATCACTTACGGTGACGAGGATGCAGTGAAGATCTGTGATAAAATTGGATTTGCAATGGCAGATACTGCTATTGCACAGTCCGCTCTTTTGGCGAAGGAAGAGGGAACCTATCCAAAGTGTAATACACAGGAGATCATGGAGACTCCGTTCTTCCTGCGCAATACATCCAAACCGACAAAGGAACTTGTGAAAAAATATGGCCTTCGGAATTCACAGCTGCTGACCATTGCACCGACCGGGACACTTTCCACGATGCTGGGTATCTCCGGAGGAATTGAGCCGATCTTTGCGAATTACTATGAGAGAAAAACAGAATCCCTTCATGGAACAGATGTCTACTACAAAGTTTATACGAAGATTGTGGAGCAGTACATGAAAGATCATAAGCTAACGGATGACAGTGATCTGCCGGATTACTTTGTCACGGCTATGACACTTGATTATCGTCAGAGAATTGAGATGCAGGCAGTCTGGCAGGAACACATCGACGCATCCATCAGCTCTACGGTCAATGTGACAAATGAATTTACCGTGGAAGAGACAGAGAATCTTTATCTCTATGCCTATGAAAAAGGATTAAAAGGTATTACAATCTTCCGCGATGGGTGCAAACGTACCGGAATTCTCACCCCTGAGGAGGAGAAAGAGCACAGGGGTGTTATTGCAGGAGAGGGATTGAAACGCGGCGATATCATCGAGATCAACGATGAGGTTATCGGCAAGAAGAGAAAGTTGGTCACCGGCTGTGGCAGCCTGCACTGCATTGCAATGTTTGACCCATATACAGGTGCACTGCTCGAAACTTATCTGAGCAAGGGTTCTACCGGCGGATGTAATAACTTTATGATTGGGCTTTCTCGTATGATATCGATTAGTGCAAGGGGCGGTATTGATATCTATACAATTATCGATCAGCTGAACTCAACTGGATCCTGCCCGTCTTACAGCGTGCGGCGTGCGACCAAAAAAGATACCAGCAGAGGAAGCTGCTGCCCGATGGCAGTTGGAAATGCTCTGCTTGATATGTACAACGAGGTTCAGGAAGAACTTAAGAACAAAGAAAGCGGAGAATCACATCAGAAAGTGGCGCCAAAGGCACCAAAGCCGAAGGCTGTAAAGAATGTTTCGCAGAAAATGATATGCCCAGAATGCGGAGAACCTCTCCAGTTTGAAGGTGGCTGCACAATCTGCAAAAATTGCGGATGGAGCAAGTGTATATAA
- a CDS encoding metal-sensing transcriptional repressor yields MAEEANCCCVKTKHREENEYKKLINRLNRIEGQVRGVKSMVENDRYCVDILTQVAAIQSALNAFNRELLTNHIKTCVVDDIKDGDDKVVDELCDTIKKLMK; encoded by the coding sequence TTGGCCGAAGAAGCTAACTGCTGCTGTGTGAAAACGAAACACAGAGAAGAGAATGAATACAAAAAACTCATTAACCGGCTAAATAGGATTGAAGGTCAGGTCCGAGGTGTCAAAAGCATGGTCGAAAATGACAGATACTGTGTAGATATTCTGACGCAAGTAGCGGCAATCCAGTCTGCATTAAATGCATTTAACCGAGAGCTACTGACAAATCATATTAAAACATGTGTAGTGGATGACATAAAGGATGGCGATGATAAAGTCGTTGATGAGTTATGCGATACAATAAAAAAATTGATGAAGTAA
- a CDS encoding aspartate carbamoyltransferase regulatory subunit, whose protein sequence is MLNVGKISEGFVLDHIEAGKAMTIYHDLELDKLDCTVAIIKNARSNKMGKKDILKVECPVGMLDLDILGFIDHNITVNVIENGEITEKKILHLPNKVVNVIRCKNPRCITSIEQELDQVFILSDPEKEIYRCQYCEEKYHGNEK, encoded by the coding sequence ATGTTAAATGTCGGAAAGATATCGGAGGGATTTGTATTAGATCATATTGAAGCCGGAAAAGCTATGACCATCTATCATGACCTGGAACTGGACAAGCTGGACTGCACAGTTGCAATCATTAAGAATGCCCGCAGCAATAAGATGGGAAAGAAGGATATCTTAAAGGTCGAGTGCCCGGTAGGCATGTTGGATCTCGATATTTTGGGATTTATAGACCACAATATTACGGTAAATGTCATCGAAAATGGCGAGATTACAGAGAAAAAGATACTGCATCTTCCCAACAAGGTGGTCAATGTAATCAGGTGTAAAAATCCTCGTTGTATCACTTCAATTGAACAGGAACTGGATCAAGTTTTCATTCTGTCTGATCCGGAAAAGGAGATTTATCGCTGTCAGTACTGCGAAGAAAAATATCATGGAAATGAGAAATGA
- the rlmD gene encoding 23S rRNA (uracil(1939)-C(5))-methyltransferase RlmD, whose product MKKGEIYEGVIEKIDFPNKGLVRVGENTVTVKNGICGSKVRFIIHKKRKNKAEGRILEVLEPSPLEKRKPVCSIFPACGGCMYQTMLYDDQLEMKKSQVRQILDRTLTEAGQIDEEGTPDYQFEGIYGSPKEFEYRNKMEFSFGDEYKDGPLTLGLHKKGSTYDILTADDCKIVHEDMTLILRTVLDYFTENPMPYYHKISHVGYLRHLLLRRAEKTGEILVNLVTTSQNVCNLDSLVEKLLALKLTGKIVGILHIVNDSLADVVQSDETRILYGQDYFYETLLDLRFKISPFSFFQTNSLGAEILYSKARSYIGDMKDMTVFDLYSGTGTIAQMLAPIAKEVIGVEIVEEAVEAARENAKMNGLENCSFIAGDVLKMIDEIDRKPDFIVLDPPREGIHPKALPKILNFQVERMVYISCKPTSLARDLAVLIRGGYRVEKVCCVDMFCSTIHVETVVLMSRVR is encoded by the coding sequence ATGAAAAAAGGCGAAATATATGAGGGTGTAATTGAAAAAATCGATTTTCCGAATAAAGGGCTGGTGCGTGTAGGAGAGAATACTGTCACCGTCAAAAATGGAATCTGTGGCTCAAAGGTACGTTTTATTATTCACAAAAAGCGCAAAAATAAGGCAGAGGGACGGATTCTCGAAGTTCTGGAACCTTCGCCCCTTGAAAAAAGAAAACCGGTCTGCAGCATCTTTCCGGCTTGTGGTGGGTGCATGTACCAGACCATGCTCTATGATGATCAGCTGGAGATGAAGAAGTCACAGGTGCGGCAGATATTGGATAGAACGCTTACTGAGGCAGGTCAAATTGATGAAGAGGGAACCCCCGATTATCAATTCGAAGGAATATATGGAAGCCCGAAAGAATTCGAGTACCGTAACAAGATGGAGTTCTCTTTTGGAGATGAATATAAAGACGGACCTCTGACGCTTGGACTACATAAGAAGGGCAGTACATATGACATTCTGACTGCAGATGACTGCAAGATTGTTCATGAGGACATGACCTTGATCTTGAGAACTGTACTCGACTATTTTACGGAGAACCCTATGCCATATTATCACAAGATATCCCATGTCGGGTATCTCCGCCACCTTCTTCTGCGAAGAGCAGAAAAGACAGGAGAGATACTGGTGAATCTGGTGACCACCAGTCAAAATGTTTGCAATCTGGATTCTCTTGTAGAGAAACTTCTGGCTTTAAAGCTTACGGGAAAAATTGTCGGAATTCTCCATATTGTCAACGATTCATTGGCAGACGTGGTTCAAAGTGATGAGACACGGATTTTATATGGACAAGACTATTTTTATGAAACACTGCTAGATCTGCGATTCAAGATTTCGCCGTTTTCCTTCTTTCAGACGAACTCACTTGGCGCCGAGATCCTCTACTCGAAAGCAAGATCTTATATCGGTGACATGAAAGATATGACCGTGTTTGATTTATACAGCGGAACCGGAACCATAGCGCAGATGCTGGCACCGATTGCAAAAGAAGTGATCGGAGTTGAGATCGTGGAAGAGGCCGTGGAAGCAGCCAGAGAAAATGCCAAGATGAATGGGCTGGAAAACTGCAGCTTTATCGCCGGAGATGTCTTAAAAATGATCGATGAAATTGACAGGAAACCGGATTTTATCGTCCTGGATCCACCGAGGGAAGGTATCCATCCAAAAGCACTTCCAAAAATTCTGAACTTTCAAGTCGAACGCATGGTTTATATCTCATGTAAGCCGACAAGTCTCGCAAGAGACCTTGCGGTGCTGATAAGAGGCGGATATAGAGTAGAAAAAGTCTGCTGCGTTGATATGTTCTGTTCGACCATACATGTGGAGACGGTAGTGTTGATGTCAAGGGTCAGGTAA